The SAR202 cluster bacterium DNA segment CATGGGCGACCCCAACGCTATTAAAGAGGGTGATCAAGTACGCTCGACGGGGCGCATCATCGAAATACCCGTTGGCGACGCCATGGTGGGCCGCGTGGTGGACGCCCTGGGCAGGCCGCTGGACGGCAAAGGCCCCATCCGCTCCACCAAGAACCGGCCTGTCGAGCGCATCGCGCCCAACGTGGTGGTGCGGCAGTCGGTGAACGTGCCGGTGCAGACGGGCATTAAGGCCATCGACTCAATGATACCCATAGGCCGCGGCCAGCGCGAGCTAATCATCGGCGACCGGTCCACCGGCAAGTCTGCCATCGCCCTGGACGCGATTATCAATCAGAAGGGCCAGGACCTGCTCTGCATATATGTCGCCATCGGCCAGAAGCAGGGCAAGGTGGCCAACGTAGTGGCCCAGCTGGAGAAGCACGGGGCCATGGCGCACACAGTAGTAGTGGCGGCCAACGCGTCGGACCCGGCGCCGCTGCAGTACATCGCGCCCTACACCGGCTGCACCATCGGCGAAGAGTTTATGGAGGCGGGGAAGGACGCGCTGATTATCTACGACGACCTGAGCAAGCACGCCTGGGCCTACCGACAGATGTCGCTGCTGCTGAAGCGACCGGCGGGCCGCGAGGCCTACCCCGGCGACGTGTTTTATCTCCACAGCCGCCTGCTGGAGCGGGCCGCGCGACTGGACAAGGAGCACGGCGGCGGCTCCCTCACCGCCCTCCCCATCATCGAAACGCAGGCGGGGGACGTCTCCGCTTACATTCCTACCAACGTCATATCGATTACCGATGGCCAGATATACCTGGAGCCGGAGGCGTTCAACGCGGGCATACGCCCCGCCGTGAACGCCGGCATATCGGTGTCGCGAGTGGGCGGCGCGGCGCAGACTCGCGCCATGCGCAAGGTGGCGGGACGCTTGCGTTTGGACCTGGCGCAGTACCGCGAGCTGGCGACGTTCGCCCAGTTCGGCACGTCGGACCTGGACAGGGCCACGCGGGCGCAATTGGAGCGGGGGCAGCGCAGCATCGAAATCCTGAAGCAGCCCCAGTACCAGCCCATGTCGCTGGGCAAGCAGATTACCATCTTCTACGCCCTGGCCAACGGCTACCTGGACGACGTTCCCATCCCCCAGTGCCGCGCCTTTGAGGATGCGATGCATCGTTACATGGAGACCAGCTATCCGCAAATCGAGCGCGACATCATGGCGAAGAAGGACATCACGCCGGAGATAGAGGAAGCGATGAAGAAGGCCCTGGGCGAGTTCAAGGCTACGTTCAAGGCCTCGACCTAAGGCGATAACTAAACATGCCTAGCCTGAGACAGCTAAGACGGCGCATTCGCAGCGTTGAGAACACCGCCAAGGTGACCAACGCTATGCAGCTCATCGCGGGGTCCAAGATGCGCCGCGCCCAGCAGTTGGTGCTGGCGGGCAGGCCCTATGCCGAGAAGCTGGCCCAGGTCATAGCCGATTTGGAGGCGCAGCCTCGCGAGGAGAGCGGCGGGCACCCGCTGTTGGACCGCCGGCAGGTGAATCGAATCCAGGTCTTGCACCTGACGCCGGACAGGGGACTGTGCGGCGGCCTTCACGGCAACATGAACCGGCGGGTGGCCCAGTTCATTCTCGAGAAGCGGCCTACGCCTGTCAGCATCATCGCCGTGGGGCGCAAGGGTCGAGACTTTATGGCGCGGTCGAGGCAGGACTTGCAGGCTGCCTTCGTCAATATTGGGGACAGGCCGGCGATTAAGGACATCCTGCCCATATCCCAGCTCATCTTGAAGAATTACATGGAGGGCCAGGCGGACGAGGTCTATCTGGCATATCCCAAATTCATCTCGCTGGTGTCGCAGCAGCCTGAGATAGTGAAGCTTCTGCCGGTGGACCCGGCGGAACTGCCCGCCGAGTCCAAGGTAGGCTATATATACGAACCCAACCCCGCGGCCGTGCTGAACGCGCTGCTGCCTCGATTCGTGGAGATGGAGATATACCACGCCATGCTGGAGCTGAGCGCCAGCGAGCAATCGGCCCGAATGGTTGCCATGCGCAACGCCACAGACAACGCCAACGAGCTGGTGGACGAGCTAACCCTGGACCTGAACAAGGTGAGGCAGAACGCTATCACCAGCGAGATCCTCGACATCATCGGCGGCGCTATGGCCTTGAGGTCTTAGAAATCGACTCGTCCCGATCCGCCGCAGGCGGACGGGACACTGGAGGACGGAAATGGCTAAGGGTAAGGTGGTGCAGGTCATCGGCACGGTGGTGGACGTGGAGTTCCCGCCGGACCAGCTGCCAGGCCTGTTTAACGGGCTGACGCTGGACAACAACGGCGAGAAGCTGGTGCTGGAAGTGGAGCAGCACATCGGCAACAACTGGGTGCGCTGTCTAGCGCTGGGGCCTACCGAGGGCCTGGCCCGGGGCACCGAGGCCGATGATACCGGCTCGCCGGTGCCTGTGCCGGTGGGGCAGGAGACCCTGGGGCGCTTATTTAACGTGACCGGCGACCCGCTGGACAACCTGGGGCCGGTGGAGGCGGGCCAGAGGTGGCCTATTCACCGCGCGCCGCCGTCCTTTGAAGAGCAGTCCAGCGCGGTGGAGATTCTGGAGACGGGCATCAAGGTCTTTGACCTTATCACCCCCTTCACCAAGGGCGGTAAGATTGGCGCCTATGGCGGCGCCGGCGTCGGCAAGACGGTTATTATCACCGAGCTTATTCGAAACATCGCCGCCGTGCACAAGGGCGTGTCGGTGTTCGCGGGGGTGGGCGAGAGGTCCCGCGAGGGCAACGACCTGTGGCACGAGATGAAGGACTCCGGCGTGCTGGGCAGCACGGTGCTGGTCTTCGGCCAGATGAACGAGCCGCCGGGCGTGCGCGCGCGCATCGGCCTCACGGGTTTGACCATGGCCGAGTATTTCCGCGACGAGCAGGGCCAAGACGTTCTGTTGTTCATCGACAACATATACAGGTATATCCTCGCCGGTATGGAAGTGTCGGCGCTGCTGGGCCGCATGCCGTCGGCGGTGGGCTACCAGCCCACGCTGGCGACGGAGATGGGCGCTCTGCAAGAGCGCATCACGTCGACCAAGAAAGGCTCCATCACCTCCTTCCAGGCCATCTATGTCCCCGCCGACGACTACACCGACCCCGGCATTGTCACCACCTTCGGCCACCTGGACGCGGTGGTGGCGCTGGAGCGCGCGTTGGCCTCCCAGGGCCTCTACCCTGCGGTAGACCCGCTGGCGTCCTTCTCACGAATCATGGAACCTGGCACCGTGGGCGAAGAGCATTATCGGGTGGCGCGAGGCGTCATCGAAGTGCTGCAGCGCTACCGCGACCTTCAGGACATCATCGCTATCCTGGGCGTCGAGGAGCTATCGGAGGAGGACAAGCTGGTGGTGGCGAGAGCTCGCCGCATACAGCGCTTCCTCACCCAGCCCTTCTTCGTCGCCGAGGCGTTCACCGGCATTCCCGGCAAGTACGTCCAGGTGAAGGACACGATTCGGGGCTTCACCGAAATTTTAGCGGGCAAGCATGACAACCTGCCGGAGCAGGCCTTCTATATGAAGGGGACCATTGAAGAGGTGATAGCGACGGCGGAGAAGATGGGAGTCGGGGCCAAGGCCTAGGTTTATCCATGGCAACAATGCAACTAGAAATCATCACCGCCGAGCGCATCGTCTATTCCGACGAGGTGGAGGCGGTGGTGGCGCCGGGCGTGGAGGGCGAGCTTGGCATACTGCCGCACCACGCCTCGCTGATGACTATGCTGCAGCCCGGCGAGCTGATTATTCGCAAGGGCGGGCAGGAGAACTACCTGGCCGTGACCGGCGGCTTCCTGGAAGTGATGAACAACAAGGTCACCGTCCTGGCCGACGCCGCCGAGCGCTCCGAGGAGATAAATGAGGAGCGGGCGCAGGCGGCGATGAAGGCGGCCCAGGAACGGCTGGCCCAGCGCGGCGCCGACGTGGACCTGGAGCAGGCCATGGCCGCGGTGCGACGGGCCCAGGTGCGCTTGAATGTAGCGCGACGCCGCACTCGAGGCGGGCAGGCAGGACCGGGCGAGCGCCGGACCTAAGAGTTCACAAAATAAGTTAGAGAAAAGCCCTCCGACATTCGGAGGGCTTTTATTCTCCCGTCACGGCTGCTTGGGAGCGTGAGGGTCAGTCTGTGGGGTGTGTATGACCGCGTGCTCGGCGGCCTCCTCAGGGGGAGCGCGGAAGATAAGGGAGAGAATGACCGATGCGGCCAGCACCCCGATGACCACGACCAGAGAGATGTAGGTCTCCATGTGGTACCACTCGGAAGCGATCATCTTGGCGCCGATGAACACCAGGATTATCGCCAGGCCGTAGTGGAGGAACCGGAAGAGGGGCATGAGCCCGGCGAGGGCGAAGTACAGGGAGCGAAGGCCCATTATGGCGAAGGTGTTGGAGGTGTAGACGATGAAGGTGTTGGTGGTGATGGCGAGGATGGCGGGGATGGAGTCGACGGCGAAGATGAGGTCGGTGGTCTCCACTACGATAAGCACCATAAGCAACGGCGTCGCCATAAGCTTGCCGGCCTTGCGAACAATAAACTTGTCGCCTTCGTAAGTCGGGGTTACAGGTATGACGCGGCGGACCAGGCGCAGGATAAGGTTCTTCTCAGGGTCAACCTTCTTCTCTTTGCCGATGGCTATGCGGCTGCCGGTGATTATCAGGAAGGCGCCGAAGACGAAGATTATCCAGTCGAACCTCTCCAGCAAGGCCACGCCTAAAGCAATCATGGCGATGCGCATGACCATGGCGCCCACAATGCCCCAGAAGAGGACAAGGTGCTGGTCTTTGGCCGGAACGGCGAAGTAGGTGAAGATGAGGACAAAGACAAAGAGGTTGTCCACACTGAGCGAGTACTCCACGATGTAGCCTGTGAAGTACTCCAGGGATTCGTCCTTGCCGATGAAGATGTTTATGAGAACGCCGAAGACAACGGCAAAGGCGATCCAGATGCTTACCCAGGTGAGGGCCTCCTTTACCTTGATGACGTGGGCTTTTCTATGAGCGACGCCCAGGTCAAGGAATAGCATGATTCCAATGATGCCAAAGAAGACGAGCCATAAGGCGGTTTGGGCAGACAATTAAAGCCTCGCTAGAGTGAAGACATAAAATTGTGGAGGATACCTAGTAACTCTATGACCGGTTCACCAGGTAATAAGTCATGGACTGAAGGGCCAGCACGGGGTCCACGTTGCGCACCTTAACGTCCTTGGGCACTTGAGCGTAGACCGGCGCATAGTTAAGTATAGACTTTAAACCGCAGTCTGTAAGGCGTTTAATGGTGTCCTGGGCGACTTTACCGGGCACGGCGATAATGGCAATGTTTATTTTATGTTTCGCGATGGCCTTATCCAGGTCTTCGATGGGCTGCACTTTCAGGCTGGCGATGGTCTGGCCGACGATAGCCGGGTCCGAGTCGAAAGCGGCGACAATTTCGAAGCCTTCAGGCGCGAAGCCTGGGTAGCTGAGGATGGCCCGCCCCAGGCGTCCGACGCCCACCAGGCAGGCGTTCCACTTCTTGTTGAGGCCCAGTACCTGCTTAAGCTCGGCGATAAGATATCGGATATTGTAACCACGGCCCTGCTTGCCAAAACGGCCCAGATAGCTGAGGTCTTTTCTGATCTGGGCGGGGGTAACCTGAAGCTGCTCGCCCAACTGGGCGGAGCTGACTACGTCAACACCGGACTCCAGGAGGGAATAGAGGACTCGAATGTACTGAGGCAGTCGAGTAATCACCACCTCCGGTACGGAGTTGTAATTAGCCCCTCGATTTGCCTCTTGTCCTTCCAATCCACAGTCCTATGGTAAAGCGGCCCGCCGCAAACTTCGGCGGACGCCCGACTCTTACCCCTTTGTGAAAAGAGTTACAAGCCTTGGGGATTGTATTGCGCTTAGGACAAAAGTGTCAATATTCGTTAGATACGAATTCTGGGACGTTACATAAAATCTGAGGGGCGCTTCGGTCGGCTACCGGCTGGTTATAGTACGAAGGAATGATTTAGGCTTTCATCGAGGCGGGGAAATGTGTAATCAGGGGAAGCGGTCCCAGGGGTTGCGGCGCCGCCGGGGTGTCTGAAGGATGGGTTCCCGCCGGATGAGCCTGTAGATGACCGCCACCAGCATGCCGAGGACAAAGCCGCCGATGTGCGCCCAGTAGGCCACGCCGCCTTCCAGGACGCCCAGGGAACCGATGCCGGAGAAGAGCTGCAGGATAAACCAGAAACCGAGAACGAAAAGAGCAGGAAGTTGTATTACCGTGATGAGGAAGAAGATGACTACCGTGTTTATCCGATTCTGCGGGAACAGCACGAGGTAAGCGCCTAGAACGCCGGCCACGGCGCCGCTGGCGCCTACCATGGGGATTTCCGAATTGGTGTTAATTATCACCTGCGCCCATACCGCCGCCAGGCCCGCGGCCAGGTAGAACAGAAGGAATTTGAGGTGGCCGAACCGGGCTTCGATGTTGTCGCCGAAGACCCAGAGGTAGAGCATGTTGCCGATGATGTGGAGCCAGCCGCCGTGGACAAACATGGACGTGAAGGCGGTGCCCCACGTAGGAATTGGGGACGCGATGTCGACGGCCTCGAATCGGGTGAACCTGCCCTCTTGCACGGGACAACGGAACTGGGTGTAGTTCTCGCCGTTGAACAGCTCGCTGGGAATGACGCCGAATTTAGAAACAAAGGCGGTAACGTCACAGGAGTCGGAGAAGAGTACGGAGCCGCCAAGGGACAGCATGTAGAAGAAGACAAGGAGGTTCAGGCCAATGAGGCCATAGGTGACGTACGGCCGGGTGGTCCTGATGTTTTCGAGATCCCCTATGGGAAACAAAGCTCGCAACCTCGCTTGAGTGTTAAGACCGAGGGGTTGGAGGCAAGGAACATGGAGGCTCTATTCGCAGTCTATCAGATAGGGGCCGCGTGTACTACAAGACAAACCTGAGTCAACCGCTCTGGCGTCGACAACTAGGGCTTCATTGCCGCCTTGGAGAAGCTAAACTATAATCAATCGCCATCGTGTAGTAACTATCTGGAGGCATGTGTGCGAGACCGGACCCCGTGCAACGACATAGGACTGCGGCACGTCGGCAAGCGAGTAACGCTGGCGGGCTGGGTGCATCGCCGCCGCGACCACGGCGGAATTATATTTCTCGATCTGCGGGACCGGTCGGGTGTGGTGCAGGTAGTAGTGGACCCGGAGAAGATGCCGCAGGCCCACGATTTGCGCGTCGAGTGGGTGGTGAAGGTGTCTGGGCAGGTGGGGAAGCGGCCCTCAGGGACTGAGAATCCAAGAATGGCGACGGGGCAGGTGGAGGTTACGGCAGGAGGGCTGGAAGTGCTGAATCCAGCCAAGACGCCGCCTTTTTATATCAACGAGGAGCAGGAGGTCGAGGAGACACTGCGGCTGACCTATCGCTACCTGGACCTGCGGCGCGAGCGGATGAAGAACAACATTATCCTCCGGCACCGCGCCGTGAAGTTCATTCGCGACTTCCTGGACCAGCGAGGCTTTGTGGAGGTGGAGACGCCCATCCTCATCAAAAGCACGCCGGAGGGCGCCCGCGACTTCCTGGTGCCCAGCCGCTTGCAGAGGGGCAGCTTCTACGCACTGCCCCAGTCGCCGCAGCAGTTGAAGCAGCTGCTGATGGTGTCGGGACTGGAGAAGTATTTTCAGATCGCGCGGTGTTTTCGAGATGAGGACTTGAGGGCTGACCGGCAGCCGGAGTTCACGCAGATGGACCTGGAGATGAGCTTTGTCGGCCTGGCCGACGTCACTGGCCTCATCGAAGAGATGCACACACAGATAGTTAAGACCGTGACGCCCCACAAGCGGTTACTGAGTTCTCCCTTCCCGCGGCTGGACTACAAGGACGCCATGGGCCGCTACGGCAGCGACAAGCCGGACCTGCGATTTGGCATGGAATTGAAGGACATAACCGATCTGGCGCGGAACACTCAGTTTCAGGTCTTTAAATCGGCGGCGCAGGGCGGCGGTGTGGTGAAGGGCATTGTGGCGGCCGGCTGCGCCGGCTACTCGCGGCGGCAGACGGACGAGCTGGTGGAGTTTGTTAAGACCAAGGGCGCCAAGGGTTTGGTTACTATTGCACTAGGTCAGGGTGCCCTAGGCCAGGGTAAGGGAAGTCTGGATGGTCTGACTGTGGAGCAGGTGCGGTCATCGGCGGGGCGGTATTTGAATGTTGACGAGATAAAGGCCATGGGACAGCGGATGGGCGCGTCCATGGGCGACCTGCTGCTCATTGTGGCAGGGCCGGAGGCGGAGACCAACGGCGCGCTGGGCAGCCTGCGGCAGATGATGGGCGAGCGGCTCAAGCTGGCGGACCCCAACATTCTGGCCTTCGGCTGGGTAGTGAATTTCCCCTTGCTGGAGTGGAAGCCCGAGGAGAACCGGTGGGACTCGCCTCACAACCCCTTCTGCGCGCCGCTGGACCAGGACGTACACCTGCTGGACACCGACCCGGGCAAGGCCATGGCCAAGCAGTACGACCTGATATGCAACGGCTACGAGGCGGGCGGCGGCAGCATTCGCAACCATCGCCGCGAGGTGCAGGAGAAGATATTGGAGTTGATGGGGCACGACCAGGCCGCGAGACAGTCGCAGTTCGGGCAGCTTTTGGACGCCCTGGAGTACGGCGCGCCGCCCCACGGCGGCATCGCCACGGGCATCGACCGGCTGGTGATGCTGCTGGCGGGCGAGGACAACATTCGGCAGACCATCGCCTTCCCCAAGACCCAGAGCGGGACAGACCTGCTCTTCGGCGCGCCGTCGCCGGTGTCGGAGGCGCAGCTGAAAGAGCTGGGGATAAGGCTTTCGGGCGGATAGGCCGCAAGCCAACTGTCGAGGCCAAGCTAGCCGGAAGTTTAGCTTAACCGCCGCCTAGCTATGCTATAATCGAAAAATCGGATTTAGAGGAGTGTGCGTTCGTTGAAAGTTACCAGGGAGGCCACCCTTCCAACAGAGATCACCCTGAACATCGAGTTAGAGCCGGGGGACCTGGAACCGTATTTAGACCGGGCATACCGGCGTGTGGTCAATAAGGTCAGAGTGCCGGGCTTTCGTCAGGGGAAGGCGCCCAGGGCGGTGGTGGAGGGCATGGTGGGCCGCGACCACCTGCTGCACGAGGCCTTGGATTTCATGGTGCCCGAGTCGGTGGACAAGGCGGTGAAGCAGGAGAACATCAAGCC contains these protein-coding regions:
- the atpD gene encoding F0F1 ATP synthase subunit beta — its product is MAKGKVVQVIGTVVDVEFPPDQLPGLFNGLTLDNNGEKLVLEVEQHIGNNWVRCLALGPTEGLARGTEADDTGSPVPVPVGQETLGRLFNVTGDPLDNLGPVEAGQRWPIHRAPPSFEEQSSAVEILETGIKVFDLITPFTKGGKIGAYGGAGVGKTVIITELIRNIAAVHKGVSVFAGVGERSREGNDLWHEMKDSGVLGSTVLVFGQMNEPPGVRARIGLTGLTMAEYFRDEQGQDVLLFIDNIYRYILAGMEVSALLGRMPSAVGYQPTLATEMGALQERITSTKKGSITSFQAIYVPADDYTDPGIVTTFGHLDAVVALERALASQGLYPAVDPLASFSRIMEPGTVGEEHYRVARGVIEVLQRYRDLQDIIAILGVEELSEEDKLVVARARRIQRFLTQPFFVAEAFTGIPGKYVQVKDTIRGFTEILAGKHDNLPEQAFYMKGTIEEVIATAEKMGVGAKA
- a CDS encoding redox-sensing transcriptional repressor Rex is translated as MEGQEANRGANYNSVPEVVITRLPQYIRVLYSLLESGVDVVSSAQLGEQLQVTPAQIRKDLSYLGRFGKQGRGYNIRYLIAELKQVLGLNKKWNACLVGVGRLGRAILSYPGFAPEGFEIVAAFDSDPAIVGQTIASLKVQPIEDLDKAIAKHKINIAIIAVPGKVAQDTIKRLTDCGLKSILNYAPVYAQVPKDVKVRNVDPVLALQSMTYYLVNRS
- the aspS gene encoding aspartate--tRNA ligase, translated to MRDRTPCNDIGLRHVGKRVTLAGWVHRRRDHGGIIFLDLRDRSGVVQVVVDPEKMPQAHDLRVEWVVKVSGQVGKRPSGTENPRMATGQVEVTAGGLEVLNPAKTPPFYINEEQEVEETLRLTYRYLDLRRERMKNNIILRHRAVKFIRDFLDQRGFVEVETPILIKSTPEGARDFLVPSRLQRGSFYALPQSPQQLKQLLMVSGLEKYFQIARCFRDEDLRADRQPEFTQMDLEMSFVGLADVTGLIEEMHTQIVKTVTPHKRLLSSPFPRLDYKDAMGRYGSDKPDLRFGMELKDITDLARNTQFQVFKSAAQGGGVVKGIVAAGCAGYSRRQTDELVEFVKTKGAKGLVTIALGQGALGQGKGSLDGLTVEQVRSSAGRYLNVDEIKAMGQRMGASMGDLLLIVAGPEAETNGALGSLRQMMGERLKLADPNILAFGWVVNFPLLEWKPEENRWDSPHNPFCAPLDQDVHLLDTDPGKAMAKQYDLICNGYEAGGGSIRNHRREVQEKILELMGHDQAARQSQFGQLLDALEYGAPPHGGIATGIDRLVMLLAGEDNIRQTIAFPKTQSGTDLLFGAPSPVSEAQLKELGIRLSGG
- a CDS encoding F0F1 ATP synthase subunit alpha — encoded protein: MTTRGSDIVTVIKRQIEEFAGELRMVDVGTVVEVGDGIARIQGLQGARYSELLQFPKDILGLALNLEEDTVGAAIMGDPNAIKEGDQVRSTGRIIEIPVGDAMVGRVVDALGRPLDGKGPIRSTKNRPVERIAPNVVVRQSVNVPVQTGIKAIDSMIPIGRGQRELIIGDRSTGKSAIALDAIINQKGQDLLCIYVAIGQKQGKVANVVAQLEKHGAMAHTVVVAANASDPAPLQYIAPYTGCTIGEEFMEAGKDALIIYDDLSKHAWAYRQMSLLLKRPAGREAYPGDVFYLHSRLLERAARLDKEHGGGSLTALPIIETQAGDVSAYIPTNVISITDGQIYLEPEAFNAGIRPAVNAGISVSRVGGAAQTRAMRKVAGRLRLDLAQYRELATFAQFGTSDLDRATRAQLERGQRSIEILKQPQYQPMSLGKQITIFYALANGYLDDVPIPQCRAFEDAMHRYMETSYPQIERDIMAKKDITPEIEEAMKKALGEFKATFKAST
- a CDS encoding rhomboid family intramembrane serine protease gives rise to the protein MFPIGDLENIRTTRPYVTYGLIGLNLLVFFYMLSLGGSVLFSDSCDVTAFVSKFGVIPSELFNGENYTQFRCPVQEGRFTRFEAVDIASPIPTWGTAFTSMFVHGGWLHIIGNMLYLWVFGDNIEARFGHLKFLLFYLAAGLAAVWAQVIINTNSEIPMVGASGAVAGVLGAYLVLFPQNRINTVVIFFLITVIQLPALFVLGFWFILQLFSGIGSLGVLEGGVAYWAHIGGFVLGMLVAVIYRLIRREPILQTPRRRRNPWDRFP
- the atpG gene encoding ATP synthase F1 subunit gamma — translated: MPSLRQLRRRIRSVENTAKVTNAMQLIAGSKMRRAQQLVLAGRPYAEKLAQVIADLEAQPREESGGHPLLDRRQVNRIQVLHLTPDRGLCGGLHGNMNRRVAQFILEKRPTPVSIIAVGRKGRDFMARSRQDLQAAFVNIGDRPAIKDILPISQLILKNYMEGQADEVYLAYPKFISLVSQQPEIVKLLPVDPAELPAESKVGYIYEPNPAAVLNALLPRFVEMEIYHAMLELSASEQSARMVAMRNATDNANELVDELTLDLNKVRQNAITSEILDIIGGAMALRS
- a CDS encoding F0F1 ATP synthase subunit epsilon yields the protein MATMQLEIITAERIVYSDEVEAVVAPGVEGELGILPHHASLMTMLQPGELIIRKGGQENYLAVTGGFLEVMNNKVTVLADAAERSEEINEERAQAAMKAAQERLAQRGADVDLEQAMAAVRRAQVRLNVARRRTRGGQAGPGERRT
- a CDS encoding TerC family protein, with the protein product MLFLDLGVAHRKAHVIKVKEALTWVSIWIAFAVVFGVLINIFIGKDESLEYFTGYIVEYSLSVDNLFVFVLIFTYFAVPAKDQHLVLFWGIVGAMVMRIAMIALGVALLERFDWIIFVFGAFLIITGSRIAIGKEKKVDPEKNLILRLVRRVIPVTPTYEGDKFIVRKAGKLMATPLLMVLIVVETTDLIFAVDSIPAILAITTNTFIVYTSNTFAIMGLRSLYFALAGLMPLFRFLHYGLAIILVFIGAKMIASEWYHMETYISLVVVIGVLAASVILSLIFRAPPEEAAEHAVIHTPQTDPHAPKQP